A stretch of DNA from Candidatus Cloacimonadota bacterium:
TATCCCAATTTTCGATCTGTTTATCACACATAATTATCGTTCAATTAACCGTTGAAAAAGTTTAGCGAGAAGAAAATTTTTTAAACTTTTTCAAGGTTTTCTCTTCCGATACGGAACGAATACATCTTTAATCATCGGATAATGCTTTCTGTTCAGAGTCGTTAATTCACAATGAAACATTTCTGCAGTAGCAGCAACTATTGCATCTGCTAATCCGATTCCGTGACTTTTTAAAAAATCCCTGCGAAAAAAACCACCTTTGATTGCAAGCTCATCTGTAACCGGAATTATTTCAAATGCTTGCAGAAAGATTTTGAGGATTTCTTCTTCTTTTCCTTTTCTTACTCCGCTATAAAGTTCTGCTACATTTACGGAAGATAGAACGAGTTTTTGCT
This window harbors:
- a CDS encoding type II toxin-antitoxin system VapC family toxin; the protein is MKNSLLIDTDILVDYLRGEKQAISFLENLEQKLVLSSVNVAELYSGVRKGKEEEILKIFLQAFEIIPVTDELAIKGGFFRRDFLKSHGIGLADAIVAATAEMFHCELTTLNRKHYPMIKDVFVPYRKRKP